Proteins from a genomic interval of Gloeocapsa sp. DLM2.Bin57:
- a CDS encoding CO2 hydration protein translates to MLSIDLEPSKHPLAEYVNRFESGLALLADSPDNVLEVVGILKSYGVVLDAYSINLCYIANHQFLVFFPFFKYFNGEVTLNKLFKHWFHDRLNYEYAEYCMKYMMWHGGGGLDTYLDSPEFSQRVNKLIQAKFKYNWFILGLNKVYPEFLSELMRQMCYYSALGQFWRVMSDIFLSLSDRYDNGEIKTIPDVVGHIREGLVTNANNPITYQVTIKDQVYPIIPPEVGLTFLADTAIPYVEAIFFRGGPFMGTVSYNAQAYQIPHDQEMFTYGALYADPLPVGSAGIPPTLLMQDMRHFLPEYLHQVYRQGLRQEDDLLIQICESFQKSMFCVTSAAIQGLAPYSLNTQNLEEKKANRVYLETWLNRFLTSRLLEVNK, encoded by the coding sequence ATGTTAAGTATAGATTTAGAACCTTCAAAACACCCTTTAGCTGAATACGTCAATCGTTTTGAGTCTGGTTTAGCTTTATTAGCAGATTCGCCTGATAATGTTTTAGAGGTAGTAGGTATCCTCAAAAGTTATGGGGTGGTTTTAGACGCTTATTCTATTAACCTTTGTTATATAGCTAATCATCAGTTTTTGGTCTTTTTTCCTTTCTTTAAATACTTTAATGGGGAAGTTACTCTCAATAAGCTATTTAAACATTGGTTTCACGATCGCCTTAACTATGAGTACGCTGAGTACTGCATGAAATATATGATGTGGCACGGAGGCGGTGGTTTAGATACTTATCTGGATTCTCCCGAGTTTAGTCAGAGAGTAAATAAGTTAATTCAGGCTAAATTTAAATATAATTGGTTTATTTTGGGCTTAAATAAGGTTTACCCTGAGTTTTTAAGCGAATTAATGCGCCAAATGTGTTATTACAGCGCTTTAGGTCAGTTTTGGCGGGTAATGAGTGATATTTTCTTGAGTTTGAGCGATCGCTATGACAATGGGGAAATTAAAACTATCCCTGATGTGGTTGGACATATTCGAGAAGGATTAGTAACTAACGCTAATAACCCTATCACCTATCAAGTAACCATCAAAGATCAGGTTTATCCCATTATCCCCCCTGAAGTTGGTTTAACTTTTTTAGCCGATACCGCTATACCCTATGTAGAAGCGATCTTTTTCCGTGGTGGACCTTTTATGGGTACTGTTTCTTATAATGCACAAGCTTATCAGATTCCCCACGACCAAGAAATGTTTACCTATGGCGCTTTATACGCAGATCCTCTCCCTGTTGGTAGCGCGGGAATTCCTCCTACTTTATTAATGCAGGATATGCGCCATTTTCTTCCTGAATACCTTCATCAAGTTTATCGTCAAGGATTGCGTCAAGAAGATGATTTATTGATTCAAATCTGCGAGAGTTTCCAAAAATCGATGTTTTGTGTTACTTCTGCAGCGATTCAAGGTTTAGCCCCCTATTCTTTAAATACCCAAAATCTAGAAGAGAAAAAAGCCAATCGAGTCTATCTAGAAACATGGCTTAATCGTTTCTTGACTTCTCGGTTATTAGAAGTAAATAAGTAA